AGAGAAAAGCTCTCAGTGTCTCAGATTAGCAAATTTTACAATCAATCAACTATATGCAACTACctatcagaaaaaaaaaatacatgattgcaattaaaagacaaaaaaacagTAGTTAAGATATTGAGCAATTTTATACATGTACTCGAAGTGCAAGAGCATGGTTTTCTTTTCCgcaaccaaaaagaaaaagaaacgaAAAGAAACTTTTCGTAAAAAAGCTGAACTTGCTGCTTGCACTGGATGAAAtggcacacacacacacacacacacacaaatgtGTGCCCACAAAAGTAAATAATTTGATACTATTGATCTCgatttaagaaataaaatcagCTTTCCAAATTAGCAAGAGAAACATCAAATAAcctgatacccagcaaggcctgTCTTTTTTAATATCTTTTCACACGCAACCTGTTCATCAGCCctacccacaaaaaattaaagaaaataagtatatCCACTTCTAATGATAAAAAACTTTAGGAGGGGGAGACATGAACAAGACCAGTACTTACGGTTCCGCCAAGATGTCTGGAGCAAGAAGACCAAATCGATTCATAAACTCAGAAAATGTCTTATGCGTAGGATAGCCAGCACAACTAATTCTAATTGCCTCTAGAACGCccttcaaacaacaaaatataagcacataattcaagaatttaaaagaaacttcttcataagaaactGTCCAATTTACTCACACCACAACGTAGCTGCTGCATAATGTTAACGTTCTCAAATATTGCAGGTTTCAAAAGATTGTTAGGCTTCACACATCTGATGTAATGAGGTTCTGTAGAATTTAAAGTTTCCATCAATGATTGGAGTTGTAACTGCAACAGTGAAATCGGACTATTAGAATCT
The genomic region above belongs to Capsicum annuum cultivar UCD-10X-F1 unplaced genomic scaffold, UCD10Xv1.1 ctg72289, whole genome shotgun sequence and contains:
- the LOC124894255 gene encoding myosin-9-like, with protein sequence METLNSTEPHYIRCVKPNNLLKPAIFENVNIMQQLRCGGVLEAIRISCAGYPTHKTFSEFMNRFGLLAPDILAEPADEQVACEKILKKTGLAGYQVI